One Scylla paramamosain isolate STU-SP2022 chromosome 6, ASM3559412v1, whole genome shotgun sequence DNA segment encodes these proteins:
- the LOC135101287 gene encoding uncharacterized protein LOC135101287, with protein sequence MPLASLGRAFLTLLLLLVAAVPVRLTQEHAPEAAHVVPEEELSEEAKIQIGTQKVMQAVGKLLGDYNSGPLSGLPTININSDKISVSISLANIYLQGLSDMELLEAGAFSGSRKNKTAHGTVMFNKISLLVGTYSSTGHINNLPFNGEGPMYIHLHNFSISFSIKWHFKNFIIPCVEYNTSHLTLDLLRMETHFENLNTNEGADLGQLVDIVVPSFGQDIVKQLEVLLSTTYYEKLDTILVGYINTITKCTKGTREDILNTAQLMEMTHDIIKDLIP encoded by the exons ATGCCTCTTGCTAGTCTCGGCCGGGCGTTCCTgacgctgttgctgctgttagtgGCTGCTGTCCCTGTCCGCCTCACCCAAGAGCACGCCCCTGAGGCGGCCCATGTCGTCCCTGAGGAGGAGCTAAGTGAAG AGGCCAAGATCCAGATTGGTACGCAAAAAGTGATGCAGGCAGTAGGCAAGTTACTGGGGGACTACAACAGCGGGCCACTGTCGGGTTTGCCTACCATCAACATCAACAGTGACAAAATAAG TGTCAGTATAAGCCTGGCCAACATCTATCTGCAAGGACTTAGTGACATGGAACTGTTGGAAGCAGGTGCCTTTTCAGGGtcaagaaagaataaaactgCGCATGGTACTGTGATGTTTAACAAGATTAGTCTCCTTGTTGGGACCTACTCATCCACTGGCCACATCAACAACCTCCCATTCAATGGAGAGGGACCTATGTA CATCCACCTGCAtaatttctccatttccttctctatcAAATGGCACTTCAAAAACTTTATCATCCCATGTGTCGAGTATAACACCAGCCACCTGACCCTTGACCTTCTGCGCATGGAG aCTCACTTTGAGAACTTGAATACAAATGAAGGCGCTGATCTCGGTCAACTGGTGGACATTGTTGTCCCTTCCTTTGGACAAGACATTGTTAAACAACTTGAGGTCCTCCTCTCCACTACATACTATGAAAAGCTGGACACCATCCTTGTTGGATACATCAACACAATCACAAAGTGCACCAAAGGGACACGAGAGGATATTCTGAATACTGCCCAACTTATGGAGATGACCCATGATATTATCAAAGACTTGATACCTTGA